The sequence GGACTGGGACAACCCGCCGTCGACGAGTGAGATCTACCGTGCGCTTGCCAACTCGGGCCTGCGCCGTGCCGCGACGTTCGGGCCGATGAAGACGGCCAGGCCGAGCGCCCGGGACCGACTGATCGCGGGGAAGGCGAAGCCCACCCAGAAGGTCCCCGCACTGGACGTCTGGGTTGTGCCGAACGGCGCCACCCAGGTCACCGCCTACCCGGCCGCCACCGCCATGGTCGTGTCCGGCGGTTCCGAGGCCACGGTGCAGATGGCCGCGCACGGGGTGCTCGGCACCGACCGCGCCGTGGTGCTCGCCAACGATCTCTCGGGCCTGCCCGGCGCCCCGGATGACACCACCGCGCCGTCGGGAGGCCTGGTCCCGCCCGTGCCGGCCAGCGACATCATCGGGCCCACAACGGCGTTGGTCACCACGGACACCTACACCCGCCGTGAGACCGACTACGGCGTGATCCACAACGCGAGCTCCTACCTGCTCGGCCCGGACGAGAACGCCGCGGGCGAGACCGGGCCGCCGCACCAGTGGCTGGACGAGCCGGCCGACGGTCACCAGACCGTCGCCGCCTACGAGAACGGGGTCCAGGTCCGGGCCTCCTCCTACGGGTCGAAGCTGGTCGCCAGACCAGACGTCTCACCCGCGCAGGCCGTCGACGGGCTGCCCTTCACCTCCTGGTCCGTCGTCGCCGACCCGTCGAAGGGCTCCGTCGGCGGCTGGATCGAGGTGGACGTCCCCAAGGCGACCTCGGTGCCGTACATCGACGTGCAGCTGCTGGAGGAGGGGTCCTGGCGTCCGGCGGTCCAGGCCCTGCGGGTGACGACGAGCACGGGTTCGGTCGTCACCCCCGTGCGCCCGGACGAGACGACCCAGCGCCTGGCCGTCCCCGCCGGGGCGAGCACGTCGTTCCGGGTCACGTTCGAGAAGGTCACCCAGAAGCCGGGCTCGACCTACGGCGCCGGCATCCGCGAGCTCAGCCTCCCCGGCGTGCAGATCCAGCGCTACGTCCAGACCCCGTCGGACGCCGCCGGCCTGTTCACCGCCGGCGTCGGGCAGGTCGCGTACGCGTTCGACCGCGAGGCGGTGGACGTCACCGAGCCGTTCGGCGGCTCGGAGGAGCTCAGCCTGCACCGCCGGTTCGACGTGCCGCGGCCGATGAGCTTCGCCGTCCTGGGCACCATGACGGGCGTTCCGTCCCTGACGGTCCAGTCGGCCGTCCCCGCTCCGGCGTTCCAGCTGCCGTGCGGGAAGGGCCCGGCGATGATCGTCGACGGGACCCGCTACGAGCTGCGGGTCGAGGGCCAGCAGTCCGACATCGCCGCCGCGAAACCGCTGGGGATCGGGGTCTGCACCCCGGACGGGACGATCCCGCTGTCGGCGGGCCAGCACGACCTTCAGCTCGACGAGGCGGGCACCGGCCTGCTGATGTCGTCGTTGACCCTCGTCGGCGCGGGTGGCCAGATCAGCGCGGACACGGCGCGCACCACGAAGGTCACCAGCTGGGGGTCCGAGCGCCGGACGGTCCAGATCGGGTCCGGCACGAGGGCGCTGCTGGCGGTCCACGAGAACGCCAACGCGTCGTGGACCGCGACGCTCAACGGGCAGAAGCTGACCCCGCTGCGGCTGGACGGCTGGCAGCAGGGGTGGATCGTGCCGGCCGGGTCCGGCGGCACCATCGTGATCGAGAACCTGCCCGGCTACTCCTACCGGACCAGGCTGCTCGTCGGTGGACTCCTGGCACTGCTCCTGCTCGCGCTGGTGCTCATACCCGCCCGCTGGCGGCTGCGGCGCTCGGTGGATCCCGACGGCTACCCGCGCTTCCTGAACCCGTGGGCGATGCCCGTGGTCGGGCGCCTGGCGCGGGTGCCCGGCTGGATCGCCGGTGGCCTGCTCGGGACGCTCGCCGTGTTCCTCGTCGCCGGCCCGGTCGCGCTCGCCGTCCCGGTCCTGGTGCTGGTCGGGCGGCGTTACCCGTGGGTGCTGGGAACGACCGGCCTGCTGTTCATGATCGCCTCGGGAGTGGGCGTCGCGGTGCGGTCGGACGCCGTTCCCACCTCGCACGCGGGCGCGTTCGGCCCGTTCGTCCAG is a genomic window of Pseudofrankia inefficax containing:
- a CDS encoding alpha-(1->3)-arabinofuranosyltransferase domain-containing protein; its protein translation is MTEPAIAPADGVEGEPPADRTPRWPLGAIAAGLVTLFMLQAPGRLVADTKMNVPLDPLRFMEWATHLWNSSADFGFLPNQYIGYLFPMGPFFLLGKVLGVPAWITQRLWMALILTVAAWGLVRLADALRIGRPWTRVLAGVAYALSPVFIGKVGASSVALTGAAMLPWITLPLVLALRPDGAGGIDTGTAAGTGPDAEAAVARRLSPRRAAALSGLAIVCTGGVNASVTLCVLVCPAVLLVFAGGSRRAWALRGWWVLAVFLATAWWLLALMTQSRYGLNFLPYTETAATTTSPTSVAEALRGTTDWLAYLRVPAPWLPAASVDVTNPVAVVGSAVATAIGLWGLARRDLPARRFLVVSLAAGIVAVSAAYPGQPGSPLADGVRHLLSGQLAFLRNVYKFEAVSHVPLALGIAHALHVVCAPRGRARADAVREVPAWRRRLAAAGGRLRPAGLDAALPRLRPRSAIAGVLVLAAVGTGVMPAFDGQMFQAGTFKEVPGYWHQAADWLASNPSGGTTLVLPAKPFGEYDWGRPLDEPMAFLASTPWAARSLIPLGNAGMTRWLDGIEQELALGSASGLADALAREGVGQVLIRNDISDEDWDNPPSTSEIYRALANSGLRRAATFGPMKTARPSARDRLIAGKAKPTQKVPALDVWVVPNGATQVTAYPAATAMVVSGGSEATVQMAAHGVLGTDRAVVLANDLSGLPGAPDDTTAPSGGLVPPVPASDIIGPTTALVTTDTYTRRETDYGVIHNASSYLLGPDENAAGETGPPHQWLDEPADGHQTVAAYENGVQVRASSYGSKLVARPDVSPAQAVDGLPFTSWSVVADPSKGSVGGWIEVDVPKATSVPYIDVQLLEEGSWRPAVQALRVTTSTGSVVTPVRPDETTQRLAVPAGASTSFRVTFEKVTQKPGSTYGAGIRELSLPGVQIQRYVQTPSDAAGLFTAGVGQVAYAFDREAVDVTEPFGGSEELSLHRRFDVPRPMSFAVLGTMTGVPSLTVQSAVPAPAFQLPCGKGPAMIVDGTRYELRVEGQQSDIAAAKPLGIGVCTPDGTIPLSAGQHDLQLDEAGTGLLMSSLTLVGAGGQISADTARTTKVTSWGSERRTVQIGSGTRALLAVHENANASWTATLNGQKLTPLRLDGWQQGWIVPAGSGGTIVIENLPGYSYRTRLLVGGLLALLLLALVLIPARWRLRRSVDPDGYPRFLNPWAMPVVGRLARVPGWIAGGLLGTLAVFLVAGPVALAVPVLVLVGRRYPWVLGTTGLLFMIASGVGVAVRSDAVPTSHAGAFGPFVQTCGAIALAAVVAALALRGGAPPGEPANPAPPSEPADPIPTQVAASPEGPPPAAPVVTDTADASDTQWIRRRT